The Victivallis lenta DNA segment GCGACCTGCATGTCGGCGTCGCTTACGGTTCGGACCTGAAGCTGGTCCGGCAGACGCTGCTTGATGCGGCAGCCGCGCTGCCGTCGATCTACAGACAGCCGCCGCCGGAGGTCTACTGCTCGGAGTTTCAGGAGAGTGCGATCGACTTCACGCTGCGGGTCTGGGTGCGCACCGGCGCGCAGGTCATCGTGCTGTCGACGCTGCGCGAGAAGGTGGCCGAACTCTTCGACGAACGCGGCATTTCGATTCCGTTCAACCAGCTCGACCTGCACGTCGAAGGTCCGGTCCGGCTTGAACATGCGGGCGCGGAAGTCAAAGCCCCCTGACGCCGTTCAGCCGGTGAAGTTCGATTTCGACATAGTGCAGGACCGTGAACCGTTCGCCTGCTTCTCCGGCCAGCCGGGTCCGGAGCTGCCGTTCGAATGCGGCGACGCGCTCCGGCGGCAGCGAGGCGCCGAGGCCGCGGCAGCTCCGGAGCCGCCCGGCCCAGCTGTCGATGCTGAACGGCAGGGCTTCGCGCCAGGCAAAGGCCGCCTGGCGGGTGAAGCGCTCTTTTGCCGGACCGTATTCCTGGAGCGGGGAGGGGCGGAAGCCGCCGCCGGTCCAGGCCGGGTTGCATGCGAGGATCAGTTCCTCCGACATCCGGGCGACCGGGTCTTCGTGCGGGAGCCAGTTCATGTGGACCACGGCGAGGAGTCCGCCGGGAACCATGATTCTGGCGAGCTCGGCGGAAAAACGCTCCGGATCGAAGTATCGGATGCACTGGCAGGCCGTCACCGTATCGAAGCTTCGGGCCGGGAACGGCGTCGATTCGGCCGGAGATACGCGGTATTCGATCGCTTTTCCTGCCGACAGGGCGCGGGCCGCTTCTATCTGTTCCGGGGAGAGGTCGATGCCGGTGAACCGGGCGCCGGTGCCGTACATCGCGCGCGGCAGTACGCCGGTGCCGGTGCCGGCGTCGAGCACGCGCAGACCGGCGCGGACGGCGCCGGTTTCCTCCAGCTTCCGGTAGAGCGAAGCCGGGTAGATGTCGCGGTATTTCGCGTAGTCCGCCGCCGCGCGGCCGAAATCGAACCCGTTGCCGTGGTCGACCGTATCAAAAGAGAGTTCCATGAAAATCATCTCCGTTTTCCGAAATATATCCCGGACCGGGCCGGAATGCAATCGAAACGGGGAAAGAAAGGAGAAAGAGCATGAATCGTTACCGAGAAATCGACAAAAACGCATGGCCGCGCCGGACGGTCTTCGAGTACTACCGGACGTTCCAGAACCAGTTGTTCAACATCACGCTCGAGGTGAATGCGGAACCGGCTTACCGCAT contains these protein-coding regions:
- a CDS encoding class I SAM-dependent methyltransferase, with translation MELSFDTVDHGNGFDFGRAAADYAKYRDIYPASLYRKLEETGAVRAGLRVLDAGTGTGVLPRAMYGTGARFTGIDLSPEQIEAARALSAGKAIEYRVSPAESTPFPARSFDTVTACQCIRYFDPERFSAELARIMVPGGLLAVVHMNWLPHEDPVARMSEELILACNPAWTGGGFRPSPLQEYGPAKERFTRQAAFAWREALPFSIDSWAGRLRSCRGLGASLPPERVAAFERQLRTRLAGEAGERFTVLHYVEIELHRLNGVRGL